In one window of Bemisia tabaci chromosome 6, PGI_BMITA_v3 DNA:
- the Arf6 gene encoding ADP-ribosylation factor 6 → MGKLLSKIFGNKEMRILMLGLDAAGKTTILYRLKVGQSVNTIPTVGFNVETVTYKNVKFNVWDVGGQDKIRPLWRHYYTGTHGLIFVVDCADRDRIDEARQELHRIINDREMRDAIILIFANKQDLPNAMKPHEIQEKLGLTRMRDRNWYVQPSCATTGDGLYEGLTWLTSNHKI, encoded by the exons ATGGGCAAGCTATTGTCAAAAATATTCGGCAACAAGGAAATGAGAATACTCATGTTAGGTCTTGATGCAGCCGGCAAAACAA CAATTTTGTATAGATTGAAAGTTGGGCAATCCGTCAACACAATACCCACAGTAGGATTCAATGTCGAGACAGTGacttataaaaatgttaaatttaatGTATGG GACGTCGGTGGACAAGACAAGATAAGGCCCCTTTGGCGGCATTACTATACAGGAACGCACGGATTAATATTTGTCGTAGACTGTGCCGATAGAGATAGAATAGATGAAGCACGACAAGAATTGCATAGGATTATTAACGACCGAGAAATGAGGGATGCAATTATCCTCATTTTCGCCAACAAACAAGACTTACCAAATG CAATGAAGCCTcatgaaattcaagaaaaattaggattaaCTAGAATGCGAGATCGAAACTGGTACGTGCAGCCATCTTGTGCAACGACGGGAGACGGCCTCTACGAAGGACTGACGTGGCTCACAAGCAATCATAAAATTTGA